One Streptomyces hundungensis DNA segment encodes these proteins:
- a CDS encoding WXG100 family type VII secretion target, producing MERGASLKELRDLAKLFGRSAGDLQTLITNLNSATSGSTGYWKGPKADQFRKDWEDARGTFSKWVDTLHDAQKSASTNADNIERAT from the coding sequence ATGGAACGCGGTGCAAGTCTCAAGGAACTCAGGGACCTGGCGAAGCTGTTCGGTCGCAGCGCGGGCGACCTACAGACGCTCATCACCAACCTGAACTCGGCGACGTCCGGCAGCACCGGCTACTGGAAGGGCCCCAAGGCCGACCAGTTCCGCAAGGACTGGGAGGACGCCCGCGGGACCTTCTCCAAGTGGGTCGACACCCTGCACGACGCTCAGAAGTCCGCGTCCACCAACGCCGACAACATCGAGCGCGCCACCTGA
- a CDS encoding FtsK/SpoIIIE domain-containing protein has protein sequence MRVLVTVVQQGAPPYDVMVNADDDATARDVAHALAAAEGAGPGRPSPVVVALPGTVLAPSYGDRGAEPALWADGHLCDPATPVGQILRDGMRISIDNSLGPLLRKGEPMGRYELRVAGGPGAGRVVRLAVGTATLGSAATCTLAAPDPLLAPVAAQITVDMRGRATLTPQPGSTVLLDDDEIADAQDWPLGGVVRAGDSLFVLEEVSEPDAHLSATGEGGLAYNRPPRLSPVRPRPRLSVPVLPSKSERARFHMIAAITPMVFGLAMYFMTKQVYMLLFCAMTPVMMLGQWFSDNRDGKQRHKKSLKQYKLELAEYEAELVRLGKEDQRNRRVDNPDPAEVLLFATGPRRRLWERRRTDVDVMRIRVGVGSLPADIALVHGQGAGYGEEPPAPPLLSHLPVTLSFPELGVVGVSGDRPRALATAHWLAVQAAVLHSPRELSIVFLAASSQAGADWHWAHWLPHTAPQQGQDCVALVGSDSETIARRVNELVNELARRKAVRESSTMMSGAPGDEPHVLLVLDGARLLRRMPGVPQLLQEGPQYGLFALCLDEDDRLLPEECKAVVSWTPQSPTHVLLRGSGLESVGEVLADQVGPDWCDLIARSLAPVRDVSRDDAGGALPTAARLLSLLGLPDPTGADIERIWRAGGSTTAAPIGVAADGTFTLDIRRDGPHALVAGTTGAGKSELLQTIIASLAIANRPDALNYVLIDYKGGSAFMDCARLPHTVGMVSDLDAHLTERALASLAAELHRRETILFDTGTKDIEDYNDTRKLRPELEPMPRLVLVIDEFASLVAELPDFIAGLVDIARRGRSLGVHLVLATQRPAGVVSADIRANTNLRIALRVTDGSESMDVIDAADAGAIAKSTPGRAYVRSGAQSLVGVQSARIGGRRPATGKSGPKAVLAPLPWTSFSRPLPRTAESEDDGTMVTDLAVLVDAIRDGADKMGFPPPRSPWLPPLPEHVTLDSLTALAGPAPAHGDVPPIGYALTDLPAQQARKPFALDLVDGEHTMLAGGARSGRSTALRTLAGSLARTASPRDVHVYAIDCGSNALLPLVRLPHVGAVVNRDEPDRVRRLLDRLLAEISRRQQLLAMEGASSAAEQRASAAPEDRLPWMVLLLDNWEGYFSTFENYNYGQLIEQAQRIFREGSAVGLKVVMTADRSGLSGMVASAFQDRLILRFADPNDYSMAGLQPREVPKNMPPGRALRITDTGTEETQIALLDEDPNGQAQVRMLREIAEQARATHGRTPARLRPMRVDALPAHITAGEAMALDPDFVVPSKLWALLAVGGDELAPVGIDLEESGPGFVIGGPPKSGRSTALMCAADSLLAQGTPLVLVAPRRSPLRDLEGREGVLGVLDGEAREDDLEELVEKAEGRPYVILADDAELLYDTRLDEALEAVLRKGVDGGLGLIAAGTTDSLASQYRGFVTAARKSRNGLLLNPQNSQEGELFSIRLPSNTGGGRPGGGLLVSGGAFRPVQGVMRG, from the coding sequence ATGCGAGTCCTGGTGACCGTCGTGCAGCAGGGGGCACCCCCGTACGACGTCATGGTCAACGCCGATGACGACGCGACCGCGCGCGATGTCGCGCATGCTCTGGCCGCCGCCGAGGGGGCCGGGCCGGGGCGGCCGTCGCCGGTGGTCGTGGCGCTTCCGGGCACCGTTCTCGCCCCGAGCTACGGTGACCGCGGTGCCGAGCCCGCTCTGTGGGCGGATGGTCACCTGTGCGATCCCGCTACTCCCGTGGGCCAGATCCTTCGGGACGGCATGCGCATATCCATCGACAACTCCCTGGGTCCGCTGCTGCGCAAGGGCGAGCCCATGGGGCGCTACGAGCTGCGGGTCGCCGGAGGGCCCGGTGCGGGGCGGGTCGTTCGACTCGCTGTCGGCACCGCAACCCTCGGATCGGCCGCGACCTGTACCCTCGCGGCGCCCGACCCGCTGCTGGCACCCGTCGCCGCCCAGATCACCGTCGACATGCGAGGCCGGGCCACTCTCACCCCCCAGCCCGGCTCCACGGTGTTGCTCGACGACGATGAAATAGCGGACGCGCAGGACTGGCCGCTCGGCGGCGTCGTCAGGGCGGGGGACTCGCTGTTCGTCCTGGAGGAGGTCAGCGAACCCGACGCCCACCTTTCCGCGACCGGAGAGGGCGGGCTCGCCTACAACCGGCCGCCCCGCCTCTCGCCGGTCCGGCCCCGCCCTCGGCTTTCCGTGCCCGTTCTGCCGTCCAAGTCCGAGCGCGCCCGCTTCCACATGATCGCCGCGATCACGCCGATGGTCTTCGGCCTGGCCATGTACTTCATGACCAAACAGGTCTACATGCTCCTGTTCTGCGCGATGACCCCCGTGATGATGCTGGGCCAGTGGTTCAGCGACAACCGTGACGGCAAGCAGCGGCACAAGAAGTCCCTCAAGCAGTACAAGCTGGAACTCGCCGAGTACGAGGCCGAGTTGGTGCGGCTCGGCAAAGAGGATCAGCGAAACCGCCGGGTCGACAATCCCGACCCGGCGGAAGTGTTGCTCTTCGCCACCGGCCCCCGGCGCCGGCTGTGGGAGCGTCGTCGCACCGACGTCGACGTGATGCGGATCCGGGTCGGCGTCGGCAGTTTGCCCGCCGACATCGCTCTCGTCCACGGTCAGGGCGCGGGCTACGGTGAGGAGCCGCCCGCCCCACCGCTCCTGTCCCACCTGCCCGTGACCTTGTCCTTCCCCGAGCTGGGCGTCGTCGGTGTCTCCGGCGACCGGCCGCGAGCACTCGCCACCGCGCACTGGCTCGCGGTCCAGGCCGCCGTGCTGCACAGCCCCCGCGAACTCTCGATCGTCTTTCTGGCGGCCTCGTCCCAGGCGGGGGCGGACTGGCACTGGGCACACTGGCTCCCGCACACCGCCCCGCAGCAGGGCCAGGACTGTGTCGCCCTGGTCGGTTCCGACAGCGAGACGATCGCCCGACGCGTGAACGAGCTCGTCAACGAGCTGGCCCGGCGCAAGGCCGTCCGGGAGAGCTCGACCATGATGAGTGGCGCCCCGGGGGACGAGCCGCACGTCCTGCTCGTCCTCGACGGCGCGCGACTGCTGCGTCGCATGCCCGGCGTGCCCCAACTCCTCCAGGAAGGGCCCCAGTACGGCCTTTTCGCGCTCTGCCTCGACGAGGACGACCGGCTCCTCCCCGAGGAGTGCAAAGCCGTGGTGAGTTGGACTCCGCAGTCGCCGACTCATGTACTCCTGCGCGGTTCGGGCCTGGAATCGGTCGGCGAGGTGCTCGCCGATCAGGTCGGCCCCGACTGGTGCGATCTCATCGCCCGCTCCCTCGCCCCGGTCCGCGACGTCAGCCGGGACGACGCGGGCGGCGCGTTGCCCACCGCGGCCCGGTTGCTCAGCCTGCTCGGCCTGCCCGACCCGACCGGCGCCGACATCGAGCGGATCTGGCGGGCCGGCGGCTCGACCACGGCGGCCCCCATCGGCGTCGCCGCCGACGGCACCTTCACCCTGGACATCCGCCGGGACGGCCCGCACGCGCTGGTCGCCGGCACCACCGGCGCCGGTAAGTCAGAACTGCTCCAGACGATCATCGCCTCGCTGGCCATAGCCAACCGGCCGGACGCCCTCAACTACGTGCTCATCGACTACAAGGGCGGCAGCGCCTTCATGGACTGCGCCCGCCTCCCGCACACCGTCGGCATGGTCAGCGACCTCGACGCCCACCTCACCGAACGTGCCCTCGCCTCGCTCGCCGCCGAACTGCACCGGCGCGAGACGATCCTCTTCGACACCGGCACCAAGGACATCGAGGACTACAACGACACCCGCAAGCTGCGGCCCGAGCTGGAGCCGATGCCGCGGCTCGTCCTGGTCATCGACGAGTTCGCCTCGCTCGTCGCCGAACTCCCCGACTTCATCGCGGGACTCGTCGACATCGCCCGCCGAGGCCGCTCGCTCGGCGTCCACCTGGTGCTCGCGACCCAGCGCCCGGCCGGTGTGGTCAGCGCCGACATCCGGGCCAACACCAACCTGCGCATCGCCCTGCGGGTGACGGACGGCAGCGAGTCCATGGACGTCATCGACGCCGCGGACGCCGGGGCCATCGCCAAGTCCACGCCCGGCCGCGCCTATGTCCGCTCCGGAGCGCAGTCGCTGGTCGGTGTCCAGTCGGCGCGCATCGGTGGCCGGCGGCCGGCCACGGGCAAGAGCGGCCCCAAGGCGGTCCTCGCCCCGCTGCCCTGGACCTCGTTCAGCCGTCCGCTGCCCAGGACCGCGGAGTCCGAGGACGACGGCACGATGGTCACCGACCTCGCCGTGCTCGTCGACGCGATCCGTGACGGCGCCGACAAGATGGGCTTCCCGCCGCCCCGCAGTCCCTGGCTGCCCCCGCTGCCCGAGCACGTCACGCTCGATTCGCTGACCGCCCTGGCGGGCCCCGCGCCCGCGCACGGTGACGTCCCGCCCATCGGTTACGCCCTCACCGACCTGCCCGCCCAGCAGGCCCGCAAGCCCTTCGCTCTCGACCTCGTCGACGGCGAACACACGATGCTGGCCGGCGGCGCCCGCTCGGGCCGGTCGACGGCGTTGCGCACCCTGGCCGGCTCGCTCGCCAGGACCGCCTCACCGCGTGATGTTCACGTCTACGCGATCGACTGCGGCTCCAACGCACTGTTGCCCCTGGTACGCCTTCCGCATGTCGGCGCGGTGGTCAACCGCGACGAACCCGACCGTGTTCGCCGACTGCTCGACCGGCTGCTCGCCGAGATCAGCCGACGCCAGCAACTGCTCGCCATGGAAGGTGCGTCCAGCGCGGCCGAGCAGCGCGCCTCGGCCGCGCCCGAGGACCGGTTGCCCTGGATGGTGCTGCTCCTCGACAACTGGGAGGGTTACTTCTCCACATTCGAGAACTACAACTACGGCCAGCTCATCGAGCAGGCCCAGCGGATCTTCCGGGAGGGTTCGGCGGTCGGCCTGAAGGTCGTCATGACGGCCGACCGCAGCGGTCTGAGCGGCATGGTGGCATCCGCGTTCCAAGACCGCCTGATCCTGCGGTTCGCCGACCCCAACGACTACTCCATGGCGGGGTTGCAACCGCGCGAGGTGCCCAAGAACATGCCCCCCGGGCGCGCCCTGCGGATCACCGACACCGGTACGGAAGAGACGCAGATCGCCCTCCTCGACGAGGACCCGAACGGCCAGGCGCAGGTGCGGATGCTCCGTGAGATCGCCGAACAGGCGCGCGCGACGCACGGCCGTACACCGGCACGCCTGCGCCCCATGCGTGTGGACGCGCTTCCGGCGCACATTACCGCCGGCGAGGCGATGGCACTGGATCCCGACTTCGTGGTGCCGTCCAAGTTGTGGGCCCTTTTGGCCGTCGGCGGCGACGAACTGGCCCCCGTGGGAATCGACTTGGAGGAGTCCGGACCCGGCTTCGTCATTGGCGGCCCGCCCAAGTCCGGGCGCTCCACGGCTCTGATGTGCGCGGCGGATTCCCTGCTGGCCCAGGGCACACCGCTGGTCCTGGTCGCTCCCCGGCGGTCGCCCCTGCGCGATCTGGAAGGGCGCGAAGGCGTCCTGGGCGTGCTCGACGGTGAGGCCAGGGAGGACGACCTGGAGGAGTTGGTGGAGAAGGCGGAGGGCCGCCCCTACGTGATCCTGGCGGACGACGCCGAGCTGCTCTACGACACCCGGCTCGACGAGGCGCTGGAAGCCGTCCTGCGCAAGGGGGTAGACGGGGGGCTCGGCCTGATCGCGGCCGGCACGACGGACAGTCTGGCCTCCCAGTACCGGGGCTTCGTCACGGCTGCCCGCAAGTCCCGCAACGGCCTGCTCCTCAACCCCCAGAACTCCCAGGAGGGCGAGCTGTTCAGCATCCGCCTGCCGTCCAACACCGGCGGCGGACGGCCGGGCGGCGGACTGCTGGTTTCGGGCGGTGCGTTCCGTCCGGTCCAGGGAGTGATGAGGGGGTGA